From the Sinorhizobium garamanticum genome, one window contains:
- a CDS encoding class I SAM-dependent methyltransferase, translating into MSEIALRQESAPATAPATEDRVQWLQDSVLRNRFLPQPAPDSVFVGDGDFKAVGAEFLGHFIRMGGLQPESRVLDIGCGIGRMAVPLTQYLDFEKGRYSGIDPVEGGIAWCRRFIAPAYPNFAFQRVDIAHDLYNPQGKISGKALRLPYADRHFDFVIMTSIVTHLPPDEVIVYLSEIGRLLRPGGRLFMTAFVVDSVAAANETGRRDPRLAFLRDGDGPCWFVPDLPRLAAVGFDDGFLDGALGRAGLTAVTKSLGSWRGQAADHYQDVFVAEQRGSNA; encoded by the coding sequence CGGCAACGGCGCCTGCCACTGAGGATCGGGTTCAGTGGTTACAGGACAGCGTCCTGCGCAACCGCTTCCTGCCGCAACCGGCCCCTGACAGCGTTTTTGTCGGCGATGGCGACTTCAAGGCGGTGGGCGCCGAATTCCTCGGCCACTTCATCCGGATGGGCGGGCTGCAGCCGGAAAGCCGCGTGCTCGACATCGGTTGCGGTATCGGCCGGATGGCGGTTCCGCTCACCCAGTACCTGGACTTCGAGAAGGGACGCTACAGCGGCATCGACCCCGTCGAAGGCGGCATCGCCTGGTGCCGGCGCTTCATCGCTCCCGCCTATCCGAACTTCGCGTTCCAGCGGGTCGACATCGCGCACGACCTCTACAATCCGCAGGGCAAGATCAGCGGTAAGGCACTGAGACTGCCCTATGCCGATCGCCACTTCGATTTCGTCATCATGACATCGATCGTGACTCATCTGCCGCCGGATGAGGTCATCGTCTATCTGAGCGAGATCGGCCGGCTCCTTCGGCCGGGCGGACGCCTGTTCATGACCGCTTTCGTTGTCGACTCCGTTGCCGCGGCGAATGAAACGGGCAGGCGCGATCCACGCCTGGCGTTCCTGCGCGATGGCGACGGCCCCTGTTGGTTCGTCCCCGACTTGCCCCGGCTTGCCGCGGTGGGCTTCGACGACGGTTTCCTCGACGGTGCTCTCGGCCGGGCTGGCCTCACTGCCGTCACAAAGTCACTCGGTTCCTGGCGCGGGCAGGCGGCAGATCACTATCAGGACGTCTTCGTCGCCGAGCAGCGGGGGAGCAACGCTTGA
- a CDS encoding glycosyltransferase family 4 protein, with translation MSMRILVAAHNHPALHPGGTEIFAHDLFRAYRQAGCETFFLGATNQIHRQARPGTSFQGIGPAGDEVLLWSGHFDRFFMSQIDLYGVVPDLEELLREFRPDVVHIHHLLLLGAEFPHIVRRTLPACRIVMTLHDYYPICHHDGLMVRTTGKELCHVATPDRCHACFKDIALDRFVLRESHLKALLREVDRFVAPSRFLRQRFIEWGLEEDAISVIPNGLPHRAARAGAPRISGDRPVFGYFGNLNPWKGVPVLLEAARQLIAEGVQFELRVHGGAPFQSESFREEIARLFGETAPVVQQRGPYRREDVADLIAAVDCTIVPSIWWENAPLVIQEAQALGRPVIVSNIGGMAEMVENGVNGLTVAPNDPRSLASAMRRFVEDPTLGQRLSANAREPDDIDTTARRYLELIDAIEPVRIEAA, from the coding sequence TTGAGCATGCGCATTCTCGTTGCCGCCCACAATCATCCGGCACTCCATCCCGGAGGCACCGAGATCTTCGCGCACGACCTGTTCCGCGCCTATCGGCAGGCCGGCTGCGAAACGTTTTTTCTCGGCGCCACGAACCAGATCCATCGCCAGGCACGGCCCGGTACGAGCTTTCAGGGGATCGGCCCCGCAGGCGATGAAGTGTTGTTGTGGTCCGGTCACTTCGACCGGTTCTTCATGAGCCAGATCGATCTCTATGGCGTCGTTCCGGACCTCGAGGAACTGTTGCGCGAATTCCGGCCGGACGTGGTGCACATCCATCATCTGCTCCTGCTCGGAGCAGAGTTCCCGCATATCGTCCGCCGCACATTGCCGGCGTGCCGGATCGTCATGACGCTGCACGACTATTATCCCATCTGTCATCACGACGGGCTGATGGTGCGCACAACCGGCAAGGAACTTTGCCACGTAGCGACCCCCGACCGCTGCCACGCCTGCTTCAAGGACATAGCCCTCGACCGGTTCGTGTTGCGCGAAAGTCATCTGAAGGCCCTGCTTCGCGAGGTGGATCGTTTCGTTGCACCGAGCCGTTTCCTCCGGCAACGCTTCATTGAATGGGGGCTCGAGGAAGATGCGATCAGCGTCATTCCGAACGGATTGCCACATAGAGCCGCGCGCGCCGGCGCGCCTCGGATCAGCGGAGATCGGCCCGTCTTCGGCTACTTCGGCAATCTCAATCCGTGGAAGGGCGTGCCGGTGCTGCTCGAGGCAGCGAGACAGCTCATTGCCGAGGGCGTACAGTTCGAGCTGCGGGTTCACGGCGGTGCCCCCTTCCAGAGCGAGAGTTTCAGGGAAGAGATTGCTCGCCTGTTCGGCGAAACGGCTCCAGTCGTGCAACAGCGCGGACCCTATCGCCGCGAAGACGTCGCCGACCTCATTGCCGCGGTCGACTGCACCATCGTTCCCTCGATCTGGTGGGAGAACGCGCCACTGGTCATCCAGGAGGCGCAGGCTCTCGGCCGGCCGGTGATCGTGAGCAATATCGGCGGCATGGCCGAGATGGTCGAAAACGGCGTCAACGGTCTCACAGTCGCGCCCAACGATCCGCGTTCGCTGGCATCCGCCATGCGTCGCTTCGTGGAGGATCCGACTTTGGGCCAGCGCCTTTCCGCAAACGCCCGCGAGCCCGACGACATTGATACGACCGCGCGACGCTATCTCGAGCTGATCGACGCGATCGAGCCAGTGCGTATCGAAGCGGCATAG